In Mycolicibacterium mucogenicum DSM 44124, the following are encoded in one genomic region:
- a CDS encoding DUF1942 domain-containing protein, with translation MKIKLVAPVGIAAIALGMAGMTAGSASAANNIKPFGQQETLNEIGYTVKGLKPSSDPVPHNGRLYSATVTVEGVGGWANPIVGFFNARAESGANYRVIGGGVPSAPPGGTTTGKLYFDVVGEAPNSVVYNDGFQDLMVWVPRPSASVVAAADADDDVVGTSEIITAPAAESTPPAEGTSTGGNFFAPEVVAPPPFELTEAEVASPGYNEGGRR, from the coding sequence GTGAAGATCAAACTTGTGGCGCCCGTGGGCATCGCCGCGATCGCGCTGGGTATGGCCGGCATGACGGCGGGCTCCGCCTCGGCCGCCAACAACATCAAGCCCTTCGGTCAGCAGGAGACGCTGAATGAGATCGGCTATACGGTCAAGGGCTTGAAGCCGAGTTCGGACCCCGTGCCGCACAACGGCCGGCTCTACTCGGCGACCGTCACGGTCGAAGGGGTCGGCGGCTGGGCCAACCCGATCGTCGGGTTCTTCAACGCCCGCGCCGAGAGCGGCGCGAACTACCGCGTCATCGGCGGGGGCGTGCCGTCGGCACCGCCCGGCGGGACGACGACCGGCAAGCTCTACTTCGACGTCGTCGGTGAGGCGCCGAACAGCGTCGTCTACAACGACGGATTCCAGGACCTGATGGTGTGGGTTCCTCGCCCTTCCGCGAGTGTCGTAGCTGCTGCCGACGCCGACGACGACGTCGTCGGGACCAGCGAGATCATCACCGCACCGGCCGCCGAGAGCACACCGCCCGCCGAGGGGACGTCGACAGGCGGCAATTTCTTCGCCCCTGAAGTCGTCGCGCCGCCGCCCTTCGAGCTGACCGAAGCCGAGGTGGCGTCGCCGGGATACAACGAGGGTGGCCGTCGCTGA
- the argS gene encoding arginine--tRNA ligase, with protein sequence MTPADLAELLKNTAAVVLVEHDLDIAALPETVAIERPRNPEHGDYATNLALQLGKKVGVNPRDLAEWLAERLNDADGIADATVAGPGFVNLRIEASAQSVVVLNVLGAGDRYGTSEELKGRHINLEFVSANPTGPIHIGGTRWAAVGDALGRLLATQDATVVREYYFNDHGGQIDRFARSLVAAAKGEPAPEDGYGGDYIKDIAADVVAKRPDALSLPADECQEAFRELGVDLMFGQIKQSLHDFGTDFDVYTHEDSMHTSGRVEQAIEKLRDNGSIYEQDGAIWLRTTDFGDDKDRVVIKSDGNPAYVAGDIAYYLDKRQRGFDLCIYMLGADHHGYIGRLKAVAAALGEDPDTVEVLIGQMVNLVKDGQPMRMSKRAGTVITLEDLVDAIGVDAARYVLIRSSVNSPIDIDLGLWASASNENPVYYVQYAHARLSALARNAADLGLQSDLGHLDLLSHDREATLMRTIGEFPRVLKTAAALREPHRVCRYLEDLAGDYHRFYDSCRVLPMGDEEHSDLHRARLALCAATRQVIANGLQILGVSAPERM encoded by the coding sequence GTGACCCCCGCCGATCTGGCTGAACTGCTCAAGAACACCGCCGCCGTGGTCCTGGTCGAACACGACCTGGACATCGCCGCGCTGCCCGAAACAGTGGCCATCGAGCGTCCCCGCAACCCCGAGCACGGCGACTACGCCACCAACCTGGCGCTGCAGCTGGGCAAGAAGGTCGGCGTCAACCCGCGTGACCTGGCCGAATGGCTCGCAGAGCGGCTGAACGACGCCGACGGTATCGCCGACGCTACGGTCGCCGGTCCGGGCTTCGTCAACCTGCGCATCGAGGCGTCCGCGCAGAGCGTCGTCGTTCTCAACGTCTTGGGCGCCGGCGACCGCTACGGCACGTCCGAGGAGCTCAAGGGCCGCCACATCAACCTGGAGTTCGTCTCGGCGAACCCGACCGGGCCCATCCACATCGGCGGCACCCGCTGGGCCGCCGTCGGTGACGCGCTGGGCCGCCTGCTGGCCACGCAGGACGCCACCGTCGTCCGCGAGTACTACTTCAACGACCACGGCGGGCAGATCGACCGCTTCGCGCGCTCTCTGGTCGCGGCCGCCAAGGGCGAGCCGGCCCCCGAGGACGGCTACGGCGGCGACTACATCAAGGACATCGCCGCCGACGTCGTGGCCAAGCGGCCCGACGCCCTGAGCCTGCCGGCCGACGAGTGTCAGGAAGCCTTCCGCGAGCTCGGCGTGGATTTGATGTTCGGCCAGATCAAGCAGTCGCTGCACGACTTCGGCACCGACTTCGATGTCTACACCCACGAAGACTCGATGCACACCTCGGGCCGGGTGGAGCAGGCCATCGAGAAGCTGCGCGACAACGGCTCGATCTACGAGCAGGACGGCGCAATCTGGTTGCGCACCACCGACTTCGGTGACGACAAGGACCGCGTCGTCATCAAGAGCGACGGCAACCCGGCGTACGTCGCCGGTGACATCGCGTACTACCTGGACAAGCGCCAGCGCGGGTTCGACCTGTGCATCTACATGCTCGGCGCCGACCACCACGGCTACATCGGCCGTCTGAAGGCCGTCGCCGCCGCGCTCGGCGAGGACCCTGACACCGTCGAGGTGCTGATCGGCCAGATGGTCAACCTGGTCAAGGATGGCCAGCCGATGCGCATGAGCAAGCGCGCCGGCACCGTGATCACCCTGGAGGACCTGGTCGACGCCATCGGCGTGGACGCGGCCCGCTACGTGCTGATCCGGTCGTCGGTGAACAGCCCCATCGACATCGACCTGGGGCTGTGGGCCAGCGCGTCCAACGAAAACCCGGTCTATTACGTGCAATACGCGCACGCGCGGCTGTCGGCCCTGGCACGCAACGCCGCCGATCTCGGCTTGCAGTCGGACCTCGGTCACCTCGATCTGCTGAGCCACGATCGCGAAGCCACGCTGATGCGCACCATCGGCGAGTTCCCGCGGGTGCTCAAAACCGCTGCGGCCCTTCGGGAACCGCACCGCGTGTGCCGGTACCTGGAGGACCTGGCCGGTGACTACCACCGGTTCTACGACTCCTGCCGCGTGCTCCCCATGGGCGACGAAGAGCACAGCGACCTGCACCGCGCGCGCCTGGCGCTGTGCGCGGCGACCCGCCAGGTCATCGCCAACGGTCTGCAGATCCTCGGCGTGAGCGCACCGGAGCGGATGTGA
- the lysA gene encoding diaminopimelate decarboxylase, with amino-acid sequence MSGQPTGNVVPEKPRTPDEVNLLAPNVWPRNLVRGADGQVSVAGVTVGALAEQFGTPLFVIDEDDFRSRCREIADSFGGGEHVHYAGKAFLCAEIARWVAQEGLCLDVATGGELAVALHAGFPAERITVHGNNKSVPELTAAVAAGVGHIVLDSEIEIERLEAIAGAAGVVQDVLVRVTPGVEAHTHEFISTAHEDQKFGLSLASGAAMDAVRKVFATDNLRLVGLHCHVGSQIFDVAGFEIAAHRVIGLLRDVVAEFGVEKTAQMSVMDLGGGLGISYLPSDDPPPMKELADKLKAIVKAESEAVGLPTPKLVVEPGRAIAGPGTITLYEVGTVKDVAVSADKYRRYVSVDGGMSDNIRPSLYDAQYDARLVSRASDAPATLARIVGKHCETGDIIVRDTWVSSDVGPGDLIAVAATGAYCYSMSSRYNLLTRPAVVAVKDGNARLILRRETVEDLLSLEVSGQ; translated from the coding sequence GTGAGCGGACAGCCGACCGGCAACGTGGTGCCGGAGAAGCCGCGGACGCCCGACGAGGTCAACCTGTTGGCGCCGAACGTCTGGCCGCGCAACCTGGTTCGGGGCGCCGACGGGCAGGTCAGCGTCGCCGGTGTGACGGTCGGCGCGTTGGCCGAGCAGTTCGGCACACCGCTGTTCGTCATCGACGAGGACGACTTCCGGTCGCGATGCCGCGAGATCGCCGACTCGTTCGGTGGCGGCGAGCACGTGCACTACGCCGGCAAGGCGTTCCTGTGCGCCGAGATCGCGCGCTGGGTCGCGCAGGAGGGTTTGTGCCTCGACGTCGCCACCGGCGGCGAGCTGGCCGTGGCCCTGCACGCCGGCTTCCCGGCCGAGCGCATCACCGTGCACGGCAACAACAAATCGGTTCCTGAGCTGACCGCCGCCGTCGCGGCCGGTGTCGGGCACATCGTGCTGGACTCCGAGATCGAGATCGAACGCCTCGAGGCCATCGCCGGCGCGGCCGGTGTGGTGCAGGACGTCCTGGTCCGCGTGACCCCGGGCGTCGAGGCGCACACCCACGAGTTCATCTCCACCGCGCACGAGGACCAGAAGTTCGGTCTCTCGCTGGCCAGCGGCGCGGCAATGGATGCGGTGCGCAAGGTTTTCGCCACCGACAACCTGCGACTGGTCGGCCTGCACTGCCACGTCGGCTCGCAGATCTTCGACGTCGCCGGGTTCGAGATCGCGGCCCACCGCGTCATCGGCCTGCTGCGCGACGTCGTCGCCGAATTCGGTGTCGAGAAGACGGCACAGATGTCCGTCATGGATCTCGGTGGGGGACTGGGTATCTCGTACCTGCCCAGCGACGACCCGCCGCCCATGAAGGAGCTGGCCGACAAGCTCAAGGCCATCGTCAAGGCCGAGTCGGAGGCCGTGGGGCTGCCGACGCCCAAGCTGGTCGTGGAACCCGGCCGCGCCATCGCCGGCCCCGGCACCATCACGCTGTACGAGGTCGGCACCGTGAAAGACGTTGCCGTATCGGCCGACAAGTACCGGCGCTACGTCAGCGTCGACGGCGGCATGAGCGACAACATCCGGCCGTCGCTGTACGACGCCCAGTACGACGCCCGGCTGGTGTCGCGCGCCAGCGACGCCCCCGCGACGCTGGCCCGGATCGTCGGAAAGCATTGCGAGACGGGCGACATCATCGTCCGCGACACCTGGGTGTCCAGTGATGTCGGTCCTGGTGACCTGATCGCGGTCGCCGCCACCGGCGCGTACTGCTATTCGATGTCCAGCCGGTACAACCTGCTGACCCGTCCCGCGGTCGTCGCGGTGAAGGACGGCAACGCACGCCTGATCTTGCGTCGGGAGACCGTCGAAGACCTGTTGAGCCTGGAGGTGAGTGGTCAATGA
- a CDS encoding homoserine dehydrogenase → MSEKPIGVAVLGLGNVGTEVVRIIENSADDLAARIGAPLELRGVGVRKVAKGRGVPVEMLTDDIEALVSRDDVDIVIELMGPVEPARKAIMAALEQGKSVVTANKALMAQSTGELAQAAEKARVDLYFEAAVAGAIPVIRPLTQSLAGDVVCRVAGIVNGTTNYILSAMSETGADYADALAEAGVLGYAEADPTADVEGYDAAAKAAILASIAFHTRVTADDVYREGMTKVSAADFESAKALGCTIKLLAICERLTTGKGKQRVSARVYPALVPLDHPLASVNGAFNAVFVEAEAAGELMFYGRGAGGAPTASAVMGDVVMAARNRVQGGRGPRESKYAKLPIASIGAIETRYYVSMNVADKPGVLSSVAAEFGKREVSIAEVRQEGMEDESGERSGARIVVVTHRATDEALSETVAALADHEAVQSINSVLRMEGTSK, encoded by the coding sequence ATGAGTGAAAAGCCAATCGGCGTAGCAGTTCTCGGACTCGGGAACGTCGGGACCGAGGTGGTCCGGATCATCGAGAACAGCGCTGACGACCTGGCCGCTCGCATCGGTGCGCCACTGGAGCTGCGCGGCGTCGGCGTCCGCAAGGTCGCCAAAGGCCGTGGCGTGCCCGTCGAGATGCTCACCGACGACATCGAGGCGCTGGTCTCGCGCGACGACGTCGACATCGTCATCGAGCTCATGGGCCCCGTCGAGCCGGCCCGCAAGGCCATCATGGCCGCGCTGGAGCAGGGCAAGTCGGTGGTCACCGCCAACAAGGCACTGATGGCGCAGTCCACCGGGGAACTCGCCCAGGCGGCCGAAAAGGCGCGCGTGGACCTGTATTTCGAGGCGGCCGTGGCCGGTGCGATCCCGGTGATCCGCCCGCTGACCCAGTCGCTCGCGGGTGACGTCGTGTGCCGGGTGGCGGGCATCGTCAACGGCACCACCAACTACATCCTGTCGGCGATGAGCGAGACCGGCGCCGACTACGCCGACGCGCTCGCCGAAGCCGGCGTGCTGGGCTACGCCGAGGCTGACCCGACCGCCGACGTCGAGGGCTACGACGCCGCCGCCAAGGCCGCCATCCTGGCGTCCATCGCGTTCCACACCCGGGTCACCGCCGACGACGTCTACCGCGAGGGCATGACGAAGGTCAGCGCCGCCGACTTCGAGTCCGCCAAGGCACTGGGCTGCACCATCAAGTTGCTGGCCATCTGTGAGCGGCTGACCACTGGTAAAGGCAAGCAACGGGTTTCGGCCCGCGTCTACCCGGCGCTGGTGCCGCTGGACCACCCGCTGGCCTCGGTCAACGGCGCGTTCAACGCGGTGTTCGTGGAGGCCGAGGCCGCCGGCGAGCTGATGTTCTACGGCCGCGGCGCCGGTGGGGCACCGACTGCGTCGGCCGTCATGGGTGACGTCGTCATGGCGGCGCGCAACCGCGTGCAGGGTGGGCGCGGTCCGCGGGAGTCCAAGTACGCCAAGCTGCCGATCGCCTCGATCGGCGCCATCGAGACCCGCTACTACGTCAGCATGAACGTCGCGGACAAGCCCGGGGTGTTGTCCTCTGTCGCAGCCGAATTCGGCAAGCGTGAGGTCAGCATCGCCGAGGTCCGCCAGGAGGGCATGGAGGACGAGTCCGGCGAGCGCAGCGGTGCCCGCATCGTCGTCGTCACCCACCGGGCCACCGACGAGGCGCTGTCGGAAACCGTTGCGGCCCTTGCCGATCACGAAGCGGTACAGAGCATCAACAGTGTGCTGCGCATGGAAGGAACCAGTAAGTAA
- the thrC gene encoding threonine synthase, translating into MSVHKPWPGLIEAYRDRLPGTENWTPVTLLEGGTPLIHAKRLSEQTGCTVHLKVEGLNPTGSFKDRGMTMAVSDAVARGQKAVLCASTGNTSASAAAYAARAGITCAVLIPQGKIAMGKLAQAVMHGAKIIQVDGNFDDCLELARKLTADYPTIALVNSVNPVRIEGQKTAAFEIVDALGTAPDVHSLPVGNAGNITAYWRGYSEYHRDGVSDRLPRMLGTQAAGAAPLVLGEPVKNPETIATAIRIGSPASWDGAVAAKEQSDGRFLAATDEEILAAYHLVAKAEGVFVEPASAASIAGLLKSIEDGWVKPGSTVVCTVTGNGLKDPDNALKGMPEVKAIPVDPTAVVEQLGLV; encoded by the coding sequence ATGAGCGTGCACAAGCCGTGGCCCGGCCTGATCGAGGCCTACCGGGATCGTCTGCCCGGCACCGAGAACTGGACGCCGGTCACCCTGCTCGAGGGTGGCACCCCGCTGATCCACGCCAAGCGGCTCAGTGAACAGACCGGCTGCACAGTGCATTTGAAGGTCGAGGGCCTCAACCCCACCGGTTCGTTCAAGGACCGTGGCATGACCATGGCCGTGAGCGACGCCGTCGCCCGCGGCCAGAAGGCCGTGCTGTGCGCGTCCACCGGCAACACCTCGGCGTCGGCGGCGGCCTACGCCGCGCGTGCCGGCATCACCTGCGCGGTGCTGATCCCGCAGGGCAAGATCGCCATGGGCAAGCTGGCGCAGGCAGTCATGCACGGCGCCAAGATCATTCAGGTCGACGGCAACTTCGACGACTGTCTGGAGCTGGCCCGCAAGCTGACCGCCGACTACCCGACCATCGCCCTGGTCAACTCCGTCAACCCGGTCCGCATCGAGGGTCAGAAGACCGCGGCTTTCGAGATCGTCGACGCGCTCGGCACCGCCCCTGACGTGCACTCGCTGCCCGTCGGCAACGCCGGCAACATCACCGCCTACTGGCGCGGTTACAGCGAATACCACCGTGACGGCGTGTCCGACCGGCTGCCCCGCATGCTCGGCACGCAGGCTGCCGGCGCGGCGCCTCTGGTGCTCGGCGAGCCGGTCAAGAACCCGGAGACCATCGCCACCGCGATCCGAATCGGTTCTCCGGCTTCGTGGGACGGCGCCGTGGCGGCCAAGGAGCAGTCGGACGGCCGCTTCCTCGCCGCCACCGACGAAGAGATCCTGGCTGCGTACCACCTGGTCGCCAAGGCTGAAGGCGTGTTCGTCGAGCCGGCCTCGGCGGCCAGCATCGCGGGTCTGCTCAAGTCCATCGAGGACGGCTGGGTCAAGCCCGGCTCGACCGTGGTCTGCACCGTCACCGGCAACGGCCTCAAGGATCCCGACAATGCCCTCAAGGGCATGCCCGAGGTCAAGGCCATCCCGGTCGACCCGACCGCCGTGGTCGAACAGCTCGGACTGGTCTGA
- the thrB gene encoding homoserine kinase — MTENLPAGLLATAVVPASSANLGPGFDSLGLALSLYDEIQAETTDSGLVIEVTGEGAGQVPEDESHLVVRAIRRGLEAGGVSASGLNIKCRNVIPHSRGLGSSAAAVVGGLAVANGLIAQSGSQPLTLEQLVQLSSEFEGHPDNASAAVLGGAVVSYTEPGPVYAAAPLTLHPDIHLFPAIPQVRSSTAETRAVLPEQIAHKDATFNVSRAALLVVALTQRPDLLMAATEDVMHQPQRAAAMPASAEYLAMLRRSGVAAVLSGAGPAVIAFSTEPELPAEVLEFGAANGFAVEKMAVGQGVRWTVGAGV, encoded by the coding sequence GTGACCGAAAACCTGCCCGCCGGCCTGCTCGCCACTGCCGTCGTCCCCGCCTCGAGCGCCAATCTCGGCCCCGGCTTCGACAGCCTTGGTCTGGCGTTGAGTCTGTACGACGAAATTCAGGCTGAGACAACCGATTCCGGCCTCGTCATCGAGGTGACGGGGGAGGGGGCCGGGCAGGTTCCGGAGGATGAGTCCCATCTGGTGGTGCGGGCGATCCGGCGTGGTCTCGAGGCCGGCGGCGTTTCGGCTTCCGGCCTGAACATCAAGTGCCGCAACGTCATTCCGCATTCGCGCGGCCTCGGCTCGTCGGCGGCCGCGGTGGTCGGCGGGCTGGCCGTCGCCAATGGTCTTATCGCCCAATCGGGTTCGCAGCCGCTGACGCTCGAGCAGCTGGTCCAGCTGTCGTCGGAGTTCGAGGGACATCCGGACAACGCCTCGGCCGCCGTGCTGGGCGGTGCGGTGGTGTCCTACACCGAGCCGGGCCCGGTGTACGCGGCCGCGCCGCTGACGCTGCATCCCGACATCCACCTCTTCCCGGCGATTCCGCAGGTGCGGTCGTCGACCGCGGAGACCCGCGCGGTGCTTCCCGAGCAGATCGCGCACAAGGACGCCACGTTCAACGTGAGCCGCGCCGCGCTCCTGGTGGTGGCGCTCACGCAGCGTCCGGATTTGCTCATGGCAGCCACCGAGGACGTGATGCACCAGCCGCAGCGCGCGGCGGCGATGCCGGCCTCGGCGGAATATCTGGCGATGCTCCGGCGTTCTGGCGTGGCAGCAGTGCTTTCTGGTGCTGGACCTGCGGTTATCGCATTCAGTACCGAACCCGAACTACCGGCCGAAGTCCTCGAATTCGGTGCGGCCAACGGTTTCGCCGTCGAGAAGATGGCGGTGGGCCAAGGGGTTCGCTGGACCGTCGGTGCCGGCGTTTAG
- the rho gene encoding transcription termination factor Rho, which translates to MTDTDLFTADGNTDAPATEAPAAGRSGSLTSLLLPDLRALAAEVGVKGTSGMRKSELIAAIREHRGEANGAKAEAKAAKAEAKTETKAAEAVNGTDAPTEAKEAQAPAANNDTDAAASAGEQTPRRERRGASRRAGAPVDGEAGDAGDKPADKAENADNADAPREERNRERNADNSNQGGNKAEGNQGGNRDQGGNRDRGGDNQGGGNRNQGGNRDQGGNRDQGDNSNNNDDDDSRQGRRGRRFRDRDRRRRGERGDNQGGNAETELREDDVLQPVAGILDVLDNYAFVRTSGYLAGPNDVYVSMNMVRKNGLRRGDAVTGAVRVPREGENTGGGNNPRQKFNPLVRLDSVNGGPVEAARNRPDFTKLTPLYPNQRLRLETTPERLTTRVIDLIMPIGKGQRALIVSPPKAGKTTIMQDIANAITKNNPECHLMVVLVDERPEEVTDMQRSVKGEVIASTFDRPPSDHTQAAELAIERAKRLVEQGKDVVVLLDSITRLGRAYNNASPASGRILSGGVDSTALYPPKRFLGAARNIENGGSLTIIATAMVETGSTGDTVIFEEFKGTGNAELKLDRKIAERRVFPAVDVNPSGTRKDELLLGPDEFAVVHKLRRVLSGLDPHQAIDLLMSQLRKTKTNYEFLVQVSKTAPGNMDND; encoded by the coding sequence GTGACTGATACGGACCTCTTCACCGCCGACGGCAACACTGATGCCCCGGCAACTGAAGCGCCGGCGGCCGGACGCTCCGGATCGCTGACCAGTCTTCTGCTCCCCGACCTGCGTGCGCTCGCCGCCGAGGTCGGCGTCAAGGGCACCTCCGGCATGCGCAAGAGCGAACTGATCGCCGCCATCCGGGAACACCGTGGCGAGGCCAACGGCGCCAAGGCCGAAGCCAAGGCCGCCAAGGCTGAAGCCAAGACCGAGACCAAGGCCGCCGAGGCCGTGAACGGCACCGACGCCCCCACCGAGGCCAAGGAAGCCCAGGCCCCGGCCGCGAACAACGACACCGACGCTGCCGCCTCCGCCGGCGAGCAGACCCCGCGCCGCGAGCGCCGTGGCGCGTCGCGCCGGGCCGGTGCGCCCGTCGACGGTGAAGCCGGCGATGCCGGTGACAAGCCTGCCGACAAGGCCGAGAACGCGGACAACGCTGACGCCCCGCGCGAGGAGCGCAACCGCGAGCGGAACGCCGACAACAGCAACCAGGGCGGCAACAAGGCCGAAGGTAACCAGGGCGGCAACCGCGACCAGGGTGGCAACCGCGACCGCGGTGGCGACAACCAGGGCGGCGGCAACCGCAACCAGGGCGGCAACCGCGATCAGGGCGGTAACCGCGACCAGGGCGACAACTCCAACAACAATGACGACGACGACAGCCGCCAGGGCCGTCGTGGCCGTCGATTCCGCGACCGCGACCGTCGTCGTCGTGGCGAGCGCGGCGACAACCAGGGCGGCAACGCCGAGACCGAACTGCGCGAGGACGACGTCCTGCAGCCGGTCGCCGGCATCCTCGACGTGCTGGACAACTACGCGTTCGTCCGCACCTCGGGCTACCTGGCCGGACCGAACGACGTGTACGTCTCGATGAACATGGTCCGCAAGAACGGCCTGCGCCGCGGCGACGCCGTGACCGGCGCCGTGCGGGTCCCACGCGAGGGCGAGAACACCGGTGGCGGCAACAACCCGCGCCAGAAGTTCAACCCGCTGGTGCGTCTGGACAGCGTCAACGGTGGTCCGGTCGAGGCCGCGCGCAACCGGCCCGACTTCACCAAGCTGACCCCGCTGTACCCGAACCAGCGACTGCGCCTGGAGACCACTCCGGAGCGGCTGACCACGCGTGTGATCGACCTGATCATGCCGATCGGTAAGGGCCAGCGTGCGCTGATCGTGTCCCCGCCGAAGGCCGGTAAGACGACGATCATGCAGGACATCGCCAACGCGATCACCAAGAACAACCCGGAATGCCACCTCATGGTGGTGCTCGTCGACGAGCGTCCGGAAGAGGTCACCGACATGCAGCGCTCGGTGAAGGGTGAGGTCATCGCCTCGACCTTCGACCGGCCGCCGTCAGACCACACCCAGGCCGCCGAGCTGGCCATCGAGCGGGCCAAGCGCCTGGTCGAGCAGGGCAAGGACGTCGTCGTGCTGCTGGACTCGATCACCCGCCTGGGCCGCGCGTACAACAACGCGTCGCCGGCGTCGGGCCGCATCCTGTCCGGTGGTGTCGACTCCACCGCGCTGTACCCGCCGAAGCGCTTCCTCGGTGCTGCGCGCAACATCGAGAACGGCGGCTCGCTGACCATCATCGCGACCGCGATGGTCGAGACCGGCTCCACCGGTGACACCGTCATCTTCGAGGAGTTCAAGGGCACGGGTAACGCCGAGCTCAAGCTCGACCGCAAGATCGCCGAGCGCCGCGTGTTCCCGGCCGTCGACGTCAACCCGTCCGGTACCCGTAAGGACGAGCTGCTGCTCGGCCCGGACGAGTTCGCGGTCGTGCACAAGCTGCGCCGGGTGCTGTCGGGTCTGGACCCGCACCAGGCCATCGACCTGCTGATGAGCCAGCTGCGCAAGACCAAGACCAACTACGAGTTCCTGGTTCAGGTCTCCAAGACCGCACCGGGCAACATGGACAACGACTAG
- a CDS encoding IS481 family transposase, which produces MSHANARTNLFARRLIVERVAAGWPAAHVAEQLGISRSTVYKWLRRYAEGGEAALADRSSRPHHMPRRTSDRVEKKVLAARARRKRGAVVLAAELNLNPSTIGRILARHHVPHLSAIDPITGTSVRTSRRPANRYEHRLPGAMVHVDVKKLGRIPDGGGWRLHGRDARVSVANRHKKTKIGYDYIHTAIDDRTRLAYSEVHTDEKDLTCAAFLHRALVWFAGHGVRARRLLTDNAMVYRRGTNWGWVCSAWQLKRRFIKPSCPWTNGKAERFNRTLLNEWAYARPWTSNGQRTQGLDRFLHRYNTQRGHSALGGKPPISRLAA; this is translated from the coding sequence GTGTCTCACGCTAACGCCCGTACCAACCTGTTCGCTCGTCGCCTGATCGTTGAGCGTGTCGCCGCGGGGTGGCCAGCGGCGCATGTGGCCGAGCAACTCGGCATTTCACGGTCCACGGTCTACAAGTGGCTGCGCCGATACGCCGAAGGCGGTGAAGCGGCACTGGCCGACCGATCCTCACGCCCGCATCACATGCCCCGGCGCACCAGCGACCGGGTCGAAAAGAAAGTGCTGGCCGCCCGGGCCCGCCGCAAGCGCGGTGCGGTGGTCCTGGCAGCGGAACTGAATCTGAATCCGTCGACGATCGGACGGATTCTCGCGCGCCATCACGTGCCGCATCTGTCGGCGATCGATCCGATCACCGGCACGTCGGTGCGTACCTCGCGGCGCCCAGCGAACCGCTATGAACATCGCCTACCGGGGGCCATGGTCCATGTCGATGTCAAAAAGCTCGGCCGCATCCCTGACGGTGGGGGTTGGCGGTTGCACGGACGCGACGCCAGAGTGTCAGTTGCTAACCGGCACAAGAAAACCAAGATCGGCTACGACTACATCCACACCGCCATCGATGACCGCACCCGGCTGGCCTACAGCGAAGTGCACACCGACGAAAAAGACCTCACCTGCGCAGCATTTCTGCACCGAGCCTTGGTCTGGTTCGCCGGCCACGGCGTGCGCGCGCGGCGGCTGCTGACAGACAACGCGATGGTTTACCGCCGCGGCACCAACTGGGGCTGGGTGTGCTCAGCGTGGCAGCTCAAACGCCGCTTCATCAAACCCAGCTGCCCCTGGACCAACGGCAAAGCCGAACGCTTCAACCGGACCCTGCTCAACGAATGGGCCTACGCCCGCCCGTGGACCTCCAACGGCCAACGCACACAAGGCCTTGACCGATTCCTCCACCGGTACAACACTCAACGAGGCCACTCCGCCCTCGGCGGAAAACCACCCATCAGTCGGCTCGCCGCCTGA
- a CDS encoding TetR/AcrR family transcriptional regulator: MRAKGIRATTVSEVAEAAGVSRGWLYRHFPDKVTLLGAAIVRLNNAYWTDAHAMLASIEGLDNQIITGIQHGRTAYDDPGALLMKLRVEEPDEFAACAGAGVQGLVPDLADFWSRYLVAARDNGEIHPDTDIDDAAEWIARVILSLATMPGQRLDANNADELLAHVRRYVMPGLKAQP, from the coding sequence ATGCGCGCCAAGGGAATTCGCGCCACGACGGTATCCGAGGTCGCCGAGGCTGCCGGCGTCTCCCGCGGCTGGCTGTACCGGCATTTCCCCGACAAGGTGACGCTGCTGGGTGCCGCGATCGTCCGGCTCAACAACGCCTACTGGACCGACGCGCACGCCATGCTGGCGTCGATCGAAGGCCTGGACAACCAGATCATCACCGGAATCCAGCACGGCCGTACCGCGTATGACGATCCCGGCGCCCTGCTCATGAAACTGCGCGTCGAGGAGCCCGACGAGTTCGCCGCCTGCGCCGGCGCGGGCGTGCAGGGCCTGGTGCCCGACCTCGCCGATTTCTGGTCCCGGTACCTCGTCGCGGCCCGCGACAACGGCGAAATCCACCCCGACACCGATATCGACGACGCCGCCGAGTGGATCGCGCGCGTCATCCTGTCACTGGCGACGATGCCCGGACAGCGGCTGGACGCCAACAACGCCGACGAACTGCTGGCGCACGTGCGCCGCTACGTGATGCCGGGCCTCAAGGCCCAGCCGTAG